In Candidatus Neomarinimicrobiota bacterium, the following proteins share a genomic window:
- the rplL gene encoding 50S ribosomal protein L7/L12: protein MKKDDVLAYLEKANMLEISELIGDIEEKFSVTAAAPVAVAAAGGGDGEAAEEEKTEFNVVLAEVGSQKIQVIKAVRAMTDLGLTEAKDVVDKAPGNVLEGVSKDDAEKAKAALEEAGATVEIK, encoded by the coding sequence ATTAAAAAAGATGACGTGCTCGCCTATCTCGAAAAGGCGAACATGCTTGAGATCTCCGAGCTAATAGGCGATATAGAGGAGAAGTTCAGCGTTACAGCAGCGGCGCCTGTGGCGGTTGCAGCTGCAGGAGGCGGAGACGGCGAAGCTGCCGAGGAAGAAAAGACGGAGTTCAACGTCGTGCTTGCCGAAGTTGGAAGTCAGAAGATACAGGTCATCAAAGCCGTTAGAGCAATGACAGACCTCGGTTTGACGGAAGCAAAGGATGTTGTCGATAAGGCTCCCGGTAATGTATTGGAGGGAGTGTCAAAGGATGATGCAGAGAAGGCTAAAGCTGCCTTAGAAGAAGCCGGCGCTACCGTAGAGATCAAATAA